CGGTGCGCTTTGTCGGCGAGCCGGTCGCGATCGTGCTTGCCGAAACTCCCGCGCAGGCCGCTGACGCCGCCGAGCTCGTTGAGGTCGACATCGACTGGCTCGACCCGGTCATCGATCCACAAGAGGCACTGTCGGGTACGACGTTGCTCTTCCCAGACGCCGGGACCAACGTGACGGTCTCGCACGGGTCGGCCGACGACTTCGACGATGCCGTCTTCGACCAGTGCGAGGTCGTGGTCAGCCGAGAGATCCGCAATCCGAGGCTGGCTGTTGCCTCGATGGAAGGGCGCGCGGGCGCGTGCTTCTGGGGCGAGGACGGCCGGCTCACGATGTGGCTGAGCAACCAGGGCGCGCAGTCGGCGAAGGCCGAGCTGGCACTGCACCTGGGCCTGCGTCCGGAGATGGTCCGGGTCATCACCCCGGACGTGGGCGGCGCGTTTGGTGCGAAGTTCCGCGCCGACCCCGAGCACAGCATCGTCGCGGCCGCGTCGCGACGCGCGGGCTATCCGGTGCGCTGGGTCGAGGACCGCACCGAAAACATGCTCGGCATGACCCACGGCCGCGGCCAGATCCAGCAGGTCACGATCGGCGGGAGTCGCGACGGCAAGATCACGGCGTACCGCCTTCAGGTGCTGCAGGATGCCGGCGCCTACCCGCGGATGGGCGCGATGCTGCCGTCGGGCACGCGGCTGATGGCCCCTGGGGTATATGACATCGCCGAGTTGCAGACCCGCTCGGAGTCCGTCGTCACCAACACCACGCCGGTCGGTGCCTACCGCGGTGCCGGGCGACCGGAAGCGGCGGCGGCGATCGAGCGCGCGGTCGACCTTTTCGCCTCGGAGATCGGAATGGACCCGGCCGAGGTACGCCGCCGCAACTTCATCCCGGCCGACGCCTTTCCGTTTACGACTAAAGGCGGAGCGACGTACGACTCCGGCAACTATGCCGGCGCGCTCGGCAAAGTTCTCGAAGTCGCCGGCTACGACAAGCTGCGTGCCGAGCAGCAGGCACGGCGCGCGGCCGGCGATCGCGTGCAGCTTGGGCTCGGTTTGTCGACGTACGTCGAGGTGACCTTCGGCGGCGATAAGGAAAACGCGACCGTCGAGCTGCATCCCGACGGCTCGGTGACGGTGTTGACGGGTACGTCGCCGCACGGGCAGGGTCACGCGACGGCGTGGGCGATGATCGTCAGCGACCAGCTCGGCGTGCCGGTCGAGCGGATCACCGTGATCCACGGCGACACCGACCTGATCCCGCACGGCGGCGGCACCGGAGGGTCACGGTCGCTGCAGCTTGGCGGTGTCGCGGTCCAGGCCGCCACCCGCGATCTTGTCGAAGAAGCGCTGAAGCGTGCGGCTTCTCGGCTGGAAGCCGACGTCTCGGACCTGCAGGTCGATGCCCGGCGTCAGGCGGTCGTGGTGCGCGGCGCCGAGCACGCCAGCGTCGCGCTCGCCGATCTCACCTCGGACGACGACCCGCTGTCGGCGTACCACGTGTGGAACGGCGAAGGGCAGACCTATCCGTTTGGCGCGCACCTTGCCGTCGTGGAGGTAGACACCGAGACCGGCGACTCGCGGCTGCGGGCCTTGTATGCGTGTGATGACGCTGGACGGGTGCTCAACCCGATGCTCTTTGACGGGCAGCGGCACGGCGGCATCGCGCAGGGTGCCTCGCAGGCGCTCTATGAGGAGTTCGTCTACGACGAGGACGGCAACCCGCTGACCGCGTCGTTCCTGGACTATCCGTTCCCGAGCGCTGCTGACCTTCCGTCGTTCGAGCTGATCGAGCAGCGCACCGAGACGCCGCTCAATCCCTTGGGTGCCAAGGGAATCGGCGAGGCTGGCACGATCGGCGCGACGCCCGCGGTGCAAAACGCGGTGATCGACGCGATTGCGCATCTCGGCGTACGGCACATCGACATGCCGCTCACCCCCGAGCGCGTGTGGCGCGCAATCTCATCGGCTTCCTCGGCATCGGCGCGGGCTCATCGACCGGCGTCAGCGATCACCGACCAGTACGACATGGACTGAGGACGCTCGGGACAATAGGCGGATGGACCGCACCGCTTCGACCTACCTTGCCGACGTCCGTAGTTCGGCTCTCCTCACCCCGCACCTGCGTCGCATCGTGCTGGAGGTCGAGGGCGACTACGAGTCCTCGGGAATCGCCGACGAGTGGTTCCGGATCTTCCTGCCCTCGCCGGCTGGAGAATCCGCGGTTTTGCCTGTCTCCCAAGGAAAGGGCTGGAGCTTCCCGGACGGCGTACCCCGCGAAGGACGGTGGTACTCGATCCGCGAGTACGCCGCACCCCTGCTGACCGTCGACATCGTCGTACACGAAGGCGGCGCCGCTGCCGAATGGGCGCGCGCGACTCAGCCAGGCGAGCGGATCGCCATCAGCGGACCGGACGGACGGTACGGCGCCGACCAGCCGACGGACTGGGAGCTGATCGCCGCCGATCTGACCGGATTGCCTGCAGCGCTGCGGATCTTGTCCGAACTGCCTGCTGGCAAACCCGCTGTCGCGTTGCTTGAGGTGCCCGGTCCGGAGGACGAGCAGACGCTTGAGGTGGGCGACGACGTCGAAGTGCGGTGGATCCACAACCCGCAGCACGGCCACGGTGCGAGCGTGCTTCCCGAGGCGGTGCGCTCAATGGAATGGCGCGACGGTACGCCGTACGTGTGGATGAGCGCCGAAGCCGCTGCCACGCGTGATGTGCGTGGCTACGTGCGCCGCGAGAAGCGAGTGCCCAATGGCTGCGCGGATGTCGTCGGCTACTGGAGCCTGCGCCGCAACACCGCCCGCTGAGCCGTCCCATAAAGTATTGACTACCTGCGGTAAAGCAGTCGGGCTTCGCTTGATCACGCAAGGGAGCCAGTGGAAACTTGCGAGCGGCATCCCGACGATCGACGGGAGTGATGATGACCGGACAGACGGAGACCAGATTCGTCCGGCAGTTCACGCAGGGTTGGAAGATCGCACTCGGACTCGGTTTGCTTGCTGCTCCGGTCGGCTTCGGTCTATCGATCCTCGGCTTCGGCGGCTGGTGGCTCGGACCGCTGACCATCATCGCAGGGCTCATTGGCTGGCGGATACGCGCTGAGCGGGCTGCCTGGGTCGTCTGGGTCGGCGTAGCACTAACCCTTGGAGCATTGACGTACATCACCCTCGCCCTGCTCCGAGCTGACGGTCCTTCCTCCGGCGGTGGATCAGGAACCGGGATGCATGCCATGGACATATCCGTATAAACAGCCGGGATGCAGCGGTGCACCCATCGCGGTTAATTGGGGCTCGCTGAGTAACTATTGCGGGTGGTGCGCCATTCTTCTCCGTTCTTGCGCGATACCCGTTTCGGGGTGTTGATCGGCGCCGCTGCGGACTTACGGTTGCGCCATGCGGAAATTGGCCATCACGCAGAACATCACACTCGACGGCCGGATCGAGATGCTCGACGACTGGTTCGATCCGAACGATCAGGACGCCGAGCTGCTCGCGGAGCTCATGCGACAGTCGGCCTCGGAGGAATACCTGCTACTGGGCAGGCAGACCTTCGAGGACTTTCGCGGCTACTGGCCCAAGCAGACCGACGACACAACCGGCATCACCGCTCACCTGAACCAGGTAACGAAGGTGGCGGTCAGCTCGAGCATGACCGATCCCGACTGGGAGAACTCGACCGTCGCCGTAGGCGATCCGGTCGCCATCGCCCGGGACCTGAAGCAGGGCGAGGGCGGCGACATCGTCGTGACCGGCAGCATCACGCTCTGTCACGCGCTGCTGTTCGGCGATGTGGTCGATGAGTTACGGCTGTTCTACTACCCGGTCGTCCAGGGCCGCGGACGGCGGCTCTTTCCCAAGGAGTACGCCGTACCCCGACTTCGGCTGCTCGATGTCCAACAGTTCACCAGCGGCGTGACCTACGCGGCCTATTCGCTACTTATCGATAAGGAGAAGTGATGAGTGAAACCGCTCTGCCGGAGATCGCCGATCAGCAGACGTGGCAGGCGCAGCTCGACGAGTTGCGCGTCCGCGAGAAGGCCGCGACCCGCGAGCTCGATGCGATCGCCGCGCAACGCCGCCGGCTTCCGATGGTCGAGATGCCTGACTATGTCTTGGAAGGAACCGAGGGGCCGGTGCGGCTGGCCGACATCTTCGGCGACAAGAACCAGCTGATCGTCTACAACCACATGTGGTTCGAGGGCGAGGAGTGGCAATGCCCCGGCTGCACGTTCTTCACATCGCAGTTTCGCCGGCTCGACGACATGCTTGACGTGTACGACGCACGCTTTGTGGTCGTGACGCAGGGACCGATCGACGAGGCCCTTGCCTACAAGGCACGAGTCGGAAACTCGATGGATTGGTACTCGACCGCGCACAGCCCGTTCGGCGAGGACGTCGGCGCGCCGCGCGGCGGTGGTTTCGCGGTCAACGTGTTCCTGCGAGACGGCGACAAGGTCTACCGCACCTGGCACACCAGCGGGCGAGGCACTGAGCAGCTCGGCCATCTTCCGGGGCTAGTCGACGTGCTCCCCTTCGGCCGCCAGGAAGAGTGGCAGGACGTCCCGGACGGCTGGCCGCAGTACCCGACCTACTCTCGCGGCATGGCCTCGCAGGAGTACGCCAAGTACGGCACCGAGGCCTAGACCGGCGAACAGTGAGCCCCTTCCCGGTGGTCAAGAACGCTCCCGGCCGGCGGAGGTGGTTTCGACGGACACTCACTCGCTAACGCTCGCTCGTTGCTCAACCACCGATACAGGGCGGTGCCTCGTCCTCTCGGTGGTCGAGCGCGCCCTCGGTGGTCGAGCAGGCGCGAGCCGCTAGGCGAGCGCCGGTTGTCGAGACCCCGGCTGGCGGAGGTGATCTCGACAACCGCTCAGTCGCTAGCGCTCCCTCACTGCTCGATCACCGATATGTTGGCTAGTCGCCGCGACCGGTGCGCCATTCTTCAAGCAGGTCGGGCATTCTGCGGCCGAGGAAGTCGAAGAAGTCGTGCGTGCGCGCCATCCGTTCCCCCGCCGGAGTGTCTGCACCGACCGCCGCGACGCCGCGTTCGAGGTGGGAGGTCATGCCGCCCATTAGCGGGTTGCGCGAGACAAGCGCTTCATACCAAGGCGTATCGCCCAGCGAGTAGCGATCGGCGCGCTCTCCCCGGACCCGAACCTTCGCGACCTGCCCGGTCGCGATCAAGTAGCGCACCGCACCGCTGACAGCCGCCGGACTGACGTGCAGCTCGGAGGCAATTTCCGCTGCAGTGATTGACGATTCGTCGCGAGTCAGCATCAGCGCGAAGACTCGTGACGGCATACGCGGCATGCCGGCATCGGTCAGCATGACGGCAAACGACTCGATGAACTCCGCAACGGCTCTTTCGTTGCGCCGCGACTTCGCCCGCGTCATACCCACCTCCCGATCCCGCTGAACTCTAGCAATCTTCGGAACATTCACAAATTCATGAATTAACTGTACGCTCGATATATGACCACCGCTACGCACACCGAGGTCGTCGAGATCGACGCCCTCACCAAGTCGTTCGGCAACTCCACAGCGCTGAACGAGCTCACCATGCAGGTGCATCAGGGAGAGGTCCACGGGTTCCTCGGCCCCAACGGCGCCGGCAAGTCGACCACGATCCGCGTCTTGCTCGGGCTGATGCGAGCCACCGGCGGGAGCGCTCGCGTCTTCGGGCTTGACCCGTGGACCGATACCGTGGCCGTGCACTCACGGATCGCTTACGTACCAGGCGATGTCAGCCTCTGGCCCAACCTCACCGGCGGTGAGGTCATCGACCTGCTTTGCCGGATGCGCGGTAAAGAACCGACACGCAAGGCCGAGCTGATCGAGCGGTTCGACTTCGACCCGACCAAGAAGGGGCGCACCTACTCCAAAGGAAACCGGCAGAAGGTCGCGATCATCGCTGCTTTTGCTGCCGACGCCGACTTCTACGTGCTCGATGAGCCCACCTCGGGTCTCGACCCACTGATGGAACGCCAGTTCCAGGACGCCCTGCGCGAGGCGATGGACCGAGGCGCGACTGCCCTGCTGTCCAGCCATATCCTGTCCGAGGTCGAGAAGGTCTGCGACCGGATCAGCATCATCCGCGACGGCCAGATCGTCGACAGCGGCACCATGACGCAGCTACGGCACCTGACCCGCACCAGCATTCATGCCAGTGTCGACGGCAATCCGGCACCCATCACGCAGCTGACCGGGGTCCATGACCTGCAAGTCGACGGATCGCGTCTCAGCTTTGACGTGGACGACGTCGATCTGCCCGCCGTACTCCCGGCGCTCGCGAACCTCGGCGTCACGTCGCTGACAAGCCAGCCGCCGTCGCTTGAAGACATCTTCATGCGCCACTACGACCGGAGCGCGCGATGAGCGCTCCAACGACAGAGCGATCCGCGGCCACTAGCCACAGCCCGGGCGGCGGAGAGCTCACCCGCACCGGTCTGCTCGCGCGGTTCGTCGTACGCCGAGACCGGATTCGGCTGCTTATCTGGATCGCCGTCCTCGTGATGCTGCCAGTCGCGACCGCGAGCGCCTACGAGTCGCTTTACCCAACCCCGGCTGAACGCGCCGGTCTCGATGCTCAGTTTGGCGCGACGAAGGCGCTGGGAATGGTGACCGGACCCGCCGAGAACCTCGGCACCGCAGGGGGTTTCGTCGCGTGGCGGCTCTCAGCGACGCTCGCCGCGATCATCGGTCTGATGGCGATCTTCCACGTCGTCCGCCACACCCGCACCGAGGAGGAGACCGGTCACGCCGAGCTGACCTACCCCACTGCGATCGGGCGCTACGCACCACTTGCGAGCGCCGTACTGACCTCGGCGATCGCCTCGCTCGTCATCGGCATCCTGATCGCCACGACCCTCATCGGGCCCACCGGTGACACAGCTGGGTCGATCGCCTTCGGCCTCACGACCGCCGCTGCTGGCATCTTCTTCGCCTGCCTCGCCGCACTCACCGCCCAGCTCGCGGCGAGCACCCGCGCCGCGCTCGGCCTGGCGTGCGCCGTACTCGGGGTGTCGTTCATCTTGCGCGGCATCTCCGACAGCTCCGATATCGCGTGGCCCAAGTGGCTGTCACCGATCGGGTGGGCGCAGCTCGTGGAGCCGTACGGCGATCGGCGCTGGTGGGTGATCGCGTTGCAGATCGTCGCGGCTCTCGCGCTGTTGGGCGCCGCGGTCGCAATGCGCAACCGCCGCGATGTCGGGTCCGGCCGGATCGAACCCTCTCCCGGTCCGGCGGATGCCGGACCGCGCTTGCGTTCGATGTGGGCGCTCGCCGCCCGGCTACATCGCCCGTCGCTCATCGGCTGGGGCGTCGGCGTACTCATCGCCGGACTGCTCTTCGGATCGCTCGTCAACGCCGTGTCCAACATTGCCGGGACCAGCCCGGAGATTGTCGTGATCCTCGAGCAGCTCGGCGGCGCTAAGGGAATCACGGCCGCGTTTATCGGCATGACGACGCAGCTGGTCGCAATGATCGTCGGGCTGTACGTCGTCTCGACGATCCTCACGCTGCGCACCGATGAGACCAGCGGACGGGCCGAACTGCTGCTTGGTACGCCGGCGACCCGGATGAGCTGGTTTGCCTCACACCTCGGCTTCGCCGTGGCGGGATCGCTGATACTGCTGCTGATCTTCGGCGGTGGGCTTACCCTCTCGTCACTGATCGCTGGCACAGAGCTGAGCGGCGGAGTCGTCCTCGGCTCGGCACTTGTGCAGCTGCCCGCCGTACTCATCCTCGCGGGGGTCGTGGCAGTCGTGGTCGGCTGGATACCCTCGGCCAGCGGCCTTGGCTGGGCGGCCGGTGGCCTCGCGCTGGCGATCGGACTCTTCGGGCCGGTGCTTGACCTGCCGACCGCCGTGCTGCGGCTCTCGCCCTACTACAGCGTGCCGAAGGTGACCGAGTCCGGGACCGACTGGGCACCGATCGTCATCCAGCTGGCGATCGCGGCCGCGTTACTGGTCATCGCCGCGGTAGGAATGCGCCGACGCAATATCCCCACGTAGGCGGGCAAGTTCGGCACCTACGAGCCGATCGAGCGTCGGGGTGCCTCGACGTACGCCCCCATGGTCGGCCAGGATGGCAGGCATGACCAATGACCCACGCGCGGGCCAACCGGCCACCGCCGACGACCTCGTCGACGTCGACGAGCTGATCTCGGCGTACTACGAGCTCCGGCCAAACATCGCCGAGTCCACCCAGAAAGTCGCATTTGGCACGTCCGGGCACCGCGGCTCGTCGCTGAAGACGTCGTTCAACGACGATCACATTGCCGCGACGTCGCAGGCGATCTGTGAGTACCGCGAACGCGAGGGCATCACCGGACCGTTGTTCCTCGGTCGCGACACGCACGCGCTGAGCGGGCCGGCCCAGGACACCGCACTTGAGGTGTTTGCCGCTAACGGAGTGCGCGTCGTACTCGACTCTCGCGACGGCTACACGCCCACACCCGCGCTCTCGCACGCGATCTTGACCTACAACCGCTCGGGACGCTCCGATGCCGCCGACGGTGTCGTCGTGACGCCATCACACAACCCGCCGCAGGATGGCGGCTTCAAGTACAACCCGCCCGACGGAGGCCCGGCGGGCTCGGACATCACGACGCGCATCCAGGACCGCGCCAACGAGATCCTCGCGACCGGACTCGGCGAGGTGCGCCGCCTCTCTCTCGATGATGCGAAGTCCGCAGCGACGACAGGACGCTTCGACTTCCTCGACTCGTACGTCGGTGATCTCGGCTCGATCATCGATATGGACGCGATCAAGCAGGCCGGCGTACACATCGGCGCTGACCCGCTCGGCGGAGCATCGGTCGCCTACTGGGCCGAGATCGGCGCGCGCTACGGGCTGAACCTCGACGTCGTCAACGAGACGGTCGACCCGCAGTGGGGTTTCATGACGCTCGACTGGGACGGGCAGATCCGGATGGACTCGTCATCGCAGTTCGCGATGGCCTCGCTCGTGGGCAACAAGGACATCTACGACATCGCGACCGGCAACGACGCGGACGCCGACCGGCACGGCATTGTCACCCCCGACGGCGGGCTGATGAACCCGAACCACTACCTCGCCGTCGCGATCGACTATCTCTACACGCATCGCCTGCACTGGTCACCGGACTGCGCCATCGGCAAGACGCTCGTGTCGTCGTCGATGATCGACCGGGTCGCGGTGGGCCTGGGTCGCCGGCTTGTCGAGGTGCCGGTCGGCTTCAAGTGGTTTGTGCCCGGCCTGCTCGATGGGTCGATCGGCTTCGGCGGCGAAGAGTCGGCGGGAGCGTCGTTCCTGCGCACCGACGGCACGGTGTGGACGACCGACAAGGACGGCATCATCATGTGCCTGTTGGCCTCGGAAATCCTTGCTGTCACTGGAAAAACGCCGTCGCAGCGGTACGCCGAGCTGACGGAGCAGTACGGCGCTCCGGCGTACGCCCGCATCGATGCCCCGGCTGACCCGGCGGCGAAGAAGAAGCTCGGCCGACTCGCCCCCGACTCGATCACCGTCGAGTCGATTGCCGGCGACCCGATCACCGCGAAGCTCTCCGAGGCCCCCGGCAATGGCGCCCCGATCGGCGGGGTGAAGGTCACAACCGATAACGGCTGGTTTGCCGCTCGCCCGTCCGGCACCGAGGATGTCTACAAGATCTACGCCGAGTCGTTCTCCGGTCCCGACCACCTGGCACAGATCCAGTCCGAGGCCAAGCAGATCGTCGACACCGCCATCTCCTAACCGCGATCCGAACGTTAATCCCGCCGATCCGAACATTAATCCCGCCGATCCGAGAGATATTTCGCGCGATCCGAGAGAAATCGCGCGCGATCCGAGAGAAATTGCGTGACGAGCGCCTCACGACGAGGCGTTAGCGTGTTAGCAAACCGTGCTAACGTGGTCGGCGTACGGCGAGAAGATCTCGCTTCACGACCATAGACGGGAGATCACCATGGTCGCCAGCAAGAACGACACGACTGTCCCCGGCGTCGACTTCGAAGCCGCCGCCGGCCGCATCCGCGACCTCAACGAGCAGGTCATCGAGCAGGCCAAGAAGTCCGGCAACGTCAGCCTGGACGCCTACGAGAAGGCCCTGACCAGTGTCCTCGACTTCGAGAAGAAGGCCGCCGGCGCGTCGCAGCTTGACTTCGTCAAGGCGCTCACCGATGCGCACGTCAACTTCGTGTCGCAGACCTCGGAGGCCTACCTCAAGGCCGCGCGCGAGGTTCTGAAGTAACCACGCACCAGAACACACGAAGCGCCCGGGCCGATCGGCTCGGGCGCTTCGTGTTTTCTGTCGGATCGCGCGTTACTTCTCTCGGATCGGCGGAAATATCTCTCGGATCGCGGGAAATAACGTTCGGATCGGCGGGATTAACGTTCGGATCTAGGTGGGGTGCACCTGCTTGAGGACGTAGGTGCCCGGGGCGTCCTCGATCGGCGGGTACTTCTTCGAGCCCATCGCAGGCGGGTCGACGAGTTCACCGGCACGCGAGTTGGTCCACTCGACCCAGTCCTCCCACCAGGTCCCGGTGTGCTTCGTTGCTTCCTCACGCCACTGCGCGGCGGTCGGCGGGTGCTCGGCGCCTTCAGGCAGCGCCTCAAACCAGTTCTTCGGCCCCGGCGGGTTCACGATTCCAGCAATATGCCCGCCGGACGAGAGCACGTAGCGCGGCTGACCACCAAAGAGCTGGCTGGATTTGTACGACGTTGCCCACGGAACGATGTGGTCGTTGATCGCGCCCACGATGTAGACCTCGCTGTCGACACCAGCGGGATCGGCGAGTACGCCGGCCAGCTTGAACTCGCCCTCGGCGAGCTCGTTGTTGCGGAAGATCCGCTGCAAGAACTCGGTGAGGAACGCTTCAGTCAGGTGCGTGCCGTCTTCGTTCCACGCGAGGATGTCAAACGCCGGCGGCGCCTCACCCTTCAGCCAGCGCGAGACCACGTAGTTAAAGATCAGGTCGTTGGCGCGCATCATGTCGAACGTGAACGACAGGTCGTCACCGTGCAGATAGCCGTGCTTGCTGATCTTTTCCTCGAGCTGGTTGATCGACGCGGGATCGAGCATCGAGCCGAGCTCGCCGGGATCGGCCAGGTCGAGCGGGGTGTTTTGCAGCGACAACGTGTTGACGATGCCCGGACGCTCGGCTGCAAGGTACGACGAGATGACCGAGGCCGCGATGCCGCCAAGGCAGAGCCCTACGATGTCGAGCTTGTCCGATCCGGTGATCTCTGAGATGACGTCGACCGCGTTGAGTACGCCGTTCTCCAGGTAGTCATCGAACGACGTACTGCGCGTCTTCTCATCGGGGTTGACGTAGGAAAGCACGAACACGGTGCGTTCGTGCTGCACGGCCCACTCGATGAAGCTGCGCTGCGGCGCGAGGTCCATCACGTAGTACTTGTTGACCCACGGCGGGCTCATCAAGATCGGCACCTCGTGGACCTTCTCGGTCTGCGGTGAGTACTGGATGAGCTCTGCGACCTCGTTGCGGAAGACGACCTTGCCCGGCGTCGCCGCGAGGTCCTTGCCCATCGTGAAGTTGGCGCGGTCGACCTTCATCGGACGTCCGCCGCGTTTGACCGCGTCGTCGGAGGCGAAGCGCAGTCCCTGGTACAGCGACTTTCCGCCGGTCTGCAGCGCCTTGGACAGCACCTCCGGGTTGGTAAATGCCAGGTTGGTCGGAGAGGCGACGTTTTGGGCGAACTGCGCGAACTGCTTGGCTTTTGCGCCGGTCAGCGGGTCGACCCGCGATGCTCCGGAGTCGATCACCTCGTCGACGAAGTTGCAGGTGGCGAGGTAGCCCTGGCGGATGCCGAAGAACAGCGGGTTCAGGTCCCAGGTCGGGTCGGCAAACCGCTTGTCGCGCGGCCCGGGATCGACCGGCGGGTCACCGGGGTTGCTGGTGAGCCGGCGCAGGCTCGCTCCGGGGATCTTCGCCATCTTCCCGGCGAGGCGCCCGGCCGCACCGGCGACCTCCTGCGGGTGCTTGACCGCCTCGCCGGCGACCTTCGCCGTCGCCGGCACCCACCCCATCGGGTCGAGGCGACGGATCGCCTTGGGCAGCCTCGAACGCTTAGCGCCCGGTATCGACGGTGCCGATGCCTGCTCGCGCGCGCCTCCGGGCTTCGACTGACGAACCCGCGTCGGCGTGACCGGCGGGCGTCCTGTGCGTGGCTGCTGCTTGTCGGTCATCGTTGCTACCTCCCCACGCCGCGGTGCGGCGCCCTCGCTGGATCGGCTCCTAGTTGTGAACCTACCTCGAATCACACCGGAGGGGAGACCCCGGTCACATTCCTAGTATGGAGGGCCGAGTCCGGCGAACCGACGCCGGCCGACCCGAGAGGACCCCCGTGGACGAAGACCCGCAGGCCAGCAGCCTGGGCGAGATGATTCGCAAGCAACGCGAGCTCGCGTCACTGACAATGCGGCAGCTGTCGAAGATGGCCGGGATCTCCAATCCATACCTCTCGCAGATCGAGCATGGACTGCGCGAGCCGTCGCAGGCGGTGCTGCGCGAGATCGCCACTTCACTGGGAATCGACCCGGACGAGCTGCAGCCGGAGGCAGAGGAGATCGGCGTACGCGATGCCATCGCCGCCGATCCGGGCCTGACCGCCGCGCAGCGACGCGCCCTCACCGAGGTCTATACGTCGATGATCGCCGCGACAGCAGCCAG
The nucleotide sequence above comes from Epidermidibacterium keratini. Encoded proteins:
- a CDS encoding xanthine dehydrogenase family protein molybdopterin-binding subunit, producing the protein MSILGTRVLRTEDPRFLTGTSTYTADLEDDRLTGALHAHFVRSSVPHGRIVGIDAKEARDMPGVVAVYTADDIPMLPIPPAMRPLERNFNRQPLATDTVRFVGEPVAIVLAETPAQAADAAELVEVDIDWLDPVIDPQEALSGTTLLFPDAGTNVTVSHGSADDFDDAVFDQCEVVVSREIRNPRLAVASMEGRAGACFWGEDGRLTMWLSNQGAQSAKAELALHLGLRPEMVRVITPDVGGAFGAKFRADPEHSIVAAASRRAGYPVRWVEDRTENMLGMTHGRGQIQQVTIGGSRDGKITAYRLQVLQDAGAYPRMGAMLPSGTRLMAPGVYDIAELQTRSESVVTNTTPVGAYRGAGRPEAAAAIERAVDLFASEIGMDPAEVRRRNFIPADAFPFTTKGGATYDSGNYAGALGKVLEVAGYDKLRAEQQARRAAGDRVQLGLGLSTYVEVTFGGDKENATVELHPDGSVTVLTGTSPHGQGHATAWAMIVSDQLGVPVERITVIHGDTDLIPHGGGTGGSRSLQLGGVAVQAATRDLVEEALKRAASRLEADVSDLQVDARRQAVVVRGAEHASVALADLTSDDDPLSAYHVWNGEGQTYPFGAHLAVVEVDTETGDSRLRALYACDDAGRVLNPMLFDGQRHGGIAQGASQALYEEFVYDEDGNPLTASFLDYPFPSAADLPSFELIEQRTETPLNPLGAKGIGEAGTIGATPAVQNAVIDAIAHLGVRHIDMPLTPERVWRAISSASSASARAHRPASAITDQYDMD
- a CDS encoding siderophore-interacting protein, with translation MDRTASTYLADVRSSALLTPHLRRIVLEVEGDYESSGIADEWFRIFLPSPAGESAVLPVSQGKGWSFPDGVPREGRWYSIREYAAPLLTVDIVVHEGGAAAEWARATQPGERIAISGPDGRYGADQPTDWELIAADLTGLPAALRILSELPAGKPAVALLEVPGPEDEQTLEVGDDVEVRWIHNPQHGHGASVLPEAVRSMEWRDGTPYVWMSAEAAATRDVRGYVRREKRVPNGCADVVGYWSLRRNTAR
- a CDS encoding dihydrofolate reductase family protein produces the protein MRKLAITQNITLDGRIEMLDDWFDPNDQDAELLAELMRQSASEEYLLLGRQTFEDFRGYWPKQTDDTTGITAHLNQVTKVAVSSSMTDPDWENSTVAVGDPVAIARDLKQGEGGDIVVTGSITLCHALLFGDVVDELRLFYYPVVQGRGRRLFPKEYAVPRLRLLDVQQFTSGVTYAAYSLLIDKEK
- a CDS encoding DUF899 family protein; the protein is MSETALPEIADQQTWQAQLDELRVREKAATRELDAIAAQRRRLPMVEMPDYVLEGTEGPVRLADIFGDKNQLIVYNHMWFEGEEWQCPGCTFFTSQFRRLDDMLDVYDARFVVVTQGPIDEALAYKARVGNSMDWYSTAHSPFGEDVGAPRGGGFAVNVFLRDGDKVYRTWHTSGRGTEQLGHLPGLVDVLPFGRQEEWQDVPDGWPQYPTYSRGMASQEYAKYGTEA
- a CDS encoding GbsR/MarR family transcriptional regulator: MTRAKSRRNERAVAEFIESFAVMLTDAGMPRMPSRVFALMLTRDESSITAAEIASELHVSPAAVSGAVRYLIATGQVAKVRVRGERADRYSLGDTPWYEALVSRNPLMGGMTSHLERGVAAVGADTPAGERMARTHDFFDFLGRRMPDLLEEWRTGRGD
- a CDS encoding ABC transporter ATP-binding protein, whose translation is MTTATHTEVVEIDALTKSFGNSTALNELTMQVHQGEVHGFLGPNGAGKSTTIRVLLGLMRATGGSARVFGLDPWTDTVAVHSRIAYVPGDVSLWPNLTGGEVIDLLCRMRGKEPTRKAELIERFDFDPTKKGRTYSKGNRQKVAIIAAFAADADFYVLDEPTSGLDPLMERQFQDALREAMDRGATALLSSHILSEVEKVCDRISIIRDGQIVDSGTMTQLRHLTRTSIHASVDGNPAPITQLTGVHDLQVDGSRLSFDVDDVDLPAVLPALANLGVTSLTSQPPSLEDIFMRHYDRSAR
- a CDS encoding ABC transporter permease — encoded protein: MSAPTTERSAATSHSPGGGELTRTGLLARFVVRRDRIRLLIWIAVLVMLPVATASAYESLYPTPAERAGLDAQFGATKALGMVTGPAENLGTAGGFVAWRLSATLAAIIGLMAIFHVVRHTRTEEETGHAELTYPTAIGRYAPLASAVLTSAIASLVIGILIATTLIGPTGDTAGSIAFGLTTAAAGIFFACLAALTAQLAASTRAALGLACAVLGVSFILRGISDSSDIAWPKWLSPIGWAQLVEPYGDRRWWVIALQIVAALALLGAAVAMRNRRDVGSGRIEPSPGPADAGPRLRSMWALAARLHRPSLIGWGVGVLIAGLLFGSLVNAVSNIAGTSPEIVVILEQLGGAKGITAAFIGMTTQLVAMIVGLYVVSTILTLRTDETSGRAELLLGTPATRMSWFASHLGFAVAGSLILLLIFGGGLTLSSLIAGTELSGGVVLGSALVQLPAVLILAGVVAVVVGWIPSASGLGWAAGGLALAIGLFGPVLDLPTAVLRLSPYYSVPKVTESGTDWAPIVIQLAIAAALLVIAAVGMRRRNIPT